The nucleotide window TCACCAATCCATTTACTgcatttaaaacttataaatcattcaatctagatttatttaaagaccataatctattgtgtaatcctagagtctctgtggattcgatccctaagtactacatccgaatcttttatttgagagagtaatttactacttatggtaatttgagtgatatcaattaaaacccaaaataagtatacaatttaaattctaaacttaaaaGAATAGCTTTCACACTATACAGCTTGGATTTGAccaagaaaacatgtttttaccaatgtttcttcttcttccctcttCTTTGGCAAAACTAGTCAAAATGTTAAACCCTTTTCggtgctgtttttttttttattaatcagaATTATTATCCTTTTTCATTGGTTTCCCCAAGTTACAAAGCCAAAAAGATGCTTTATTAGATTCTTAAACAAGGCTGTCACTAAACTTCCACCAGTTTTTATATTACATAATCATTTACTTGTTTAGAGAGCTGAGACATTTACAGAGAGAAGACAAACATCAAAACTGACGCGACTTTGAACTACTTCGagatttaagaaaagattataaAACTTCAATACTAACCTGgtaaggcaaaaaaaaaaaaaaaaaaaaaaaaaaaaaaaacaagtactAACCTGGTAAGGCAATAAAAGCATCAGAGTGTCTAGCCATCTCTGCTTTTCTTTGATGCATATCTGCAACTGCTCTTACTTCTCCTACTGTTTCACCCGTCAACTGCCAAAACAAAGAGACCCCAAGTCCCCATTTAACTAATAAactttgaaaagaaaaacagcTTTAGACTATTCTATGACCAGAAGCAATGATGGCAATGTAAGCAAATTGGcttattttaaatttccttACAAGACTTATTTTAAGCTCtctaatatttaatatgaaaggGGTTTGGTTAGGGatttgtataaaaaatttaaacaaagagGAATCAGTAAGCATACTAAAGAAGTTCTTAGCAAGAATACCTCTCTAGGCATGAGTGTCTTGGGAATAACTCTGTGGTAAAAATGACAACaaagatgagaaaaagagagaagtaTGTATTAACTGTATCCTTAGATTAAGTGATTAGGTGAAGAGTTACCCAATAACATGACGACCACCATCATGAACAACTTGTGAAACAATACCCATCAAACCTATGCTTCCACCTCCATAGACTAGATCAATGTTCCTCGAAACCTGAAACAGCAAACAAAACAGAGTAAGCTTAGTCAACTTTCGTTTCTCATTACTGCTAGATTGATAAATGAGCTAAGAAgagaaaatcaaaacaaaagatactTTATATGGGAACAAAAAGTCCCATGCGATATTAGTTGCCTCCCAATCATAATATAAGATGAACatatttgttattgttttttttttttgaactgaacatatttgttattgtttaccaaaaaatataacctgaatacattaaaaaaaaacttaaaatctaaGGTTTTAAGTTACCAAAGAAACATAAGTTTCACATATCAACAATACATAATTACATATTAAGGTTCACTTGTAAGTTATGTATATATCAAATGAAAGTGTTTGAAATAGAAGAAAACATGCTTTTACGTTTGCAAACATAAGAGGACGCACAGAAAACATCTGGTGAAACATAAccatttaaaactaaaaaaagaaacagaatatAAGAGACGTGGTAACTAAAGAGAATACCAATTCGTTGCCTAGATCGACAGCAGCATCTTGGTAGCTACTCTTCTTGCCTTGGCTGCTTccacaaaacacacaaattctTTCAAACTTTGACTTTTGCATAGTATCGTTGTTGACCTCCATTGATTACGATGAGATAACTAAGCTAATAATAATCTAATCTTTTGCCCCCAAAGAAAACAGAAATCAAAAGTTTCGAGTTTCTTAAATAACCTCACTTGTGTGCTAAAGAACATAAACGAGAGGTACACACCATGCAAGTGTCAAAAAAGAAGCattaataaatagtataaagttaaaaactcaaaactaaGATATTTTGGTGTTTCTTTGCCCACTCTTGTTATTTTATACAAAGTGCGTTTTCTCGTCACGCTTATTTATTAGAGTTTTGGGATTCGAATGTTTTAATCCGCCCCGCACCGCACCGCAACGCAACGCAGTTAGcagtaacaaaaatctttgcatatactatatatctatacgtttttataactgttaaaaCCGCACCGCTCAATCCGCTGTTACCATTCGGAGCcttggtttatttttatttttatttttacaacgaacggctattctattactcaaagtTAAagcagaccggaatagaacaaccaataaaacaaagctCTCTATAGAAAGACCTTGGACCTCGCAGTCTTAGCTAAAGAGTCAGAAATCTGATTTTGCGATCGTGGAATATAagtgatcttgaagtccgggaATCATATCTGCagagtctctatcctctccaattttgttgcaaagcttggccaagcatgaGGCTCCTTAATCATAGCGATCAGCTCCTTACAATATGTCTCAAAGCTCTGGCATGTTGAGTGTtaaagcatattctccatcgctcATCGCAGTGTTTCTACTTCTGAATGCAAGGCATATTCGCGTCGAATGTAATTTCGTGTCCCTATAAGTTGAATCTTCCCAAAGCTATCCATCCAAATTCCCTAAAGAGTTTGTCATTTTGGGCCTTCCAAATATATCAGATTATCTAGGGATAAAGATCTATGTCTAGTTCTGGCATGACAATGTTGTTCTTTCTCCGGTAGTCCATATTTCCGGTGCcttagtttatttatttgatgaatttttcagtatttcttttatttttttttatttttttttttggggggggagGGGCTCACACGTGCGTCTCAAGTCTCAACCAATTTTAAAAtgcaatctatactattatttatgaagtgatttaacttatttgtcatgatttccatgattttaagtaatttgcttatttgtcatattttaattaggtttaagctgagtcattatctataaatagtttttaagtGATTTAacttatttgtcatgatttccatgattttaggtaattttgcttatttgtcatgttttaattatgtttaagctgagtcattaatttataaatagttttattaatagtttttaactaagtcaataatttattaatttaaataatacaactataaaatatgtaattagatatataactattttaattttgcttatttgtcttgtttttattaggttttagcttagttattaatttattattagtttttagctgaagtcattaatttattaatttaaatgatataactatacattttgtaactagatatatataattgttttaattttttcttatttgtcatgttctccatgatttaagttaattttgctaatttatcatgttttattaggttttaactattcattaatttattattagctTTTAACTGAgtcattaatttaaataatacaacTATTTCAAGATTTGTAATtagatacatatattttttttttaaattgtaactttgacgagttatgatcaattcttattattccattttaaaatcatatttgttagtgaataattttaaatcatattccTTACTAAATGTGGAACATAATCTATCTTTTAATATAGTTGATAGCTTAATGATAGTAAAGATAATGTGTAAGTGATATTTATCTTAGTCTAGGTCGTATTATAGTTATAGTAGTATGTAAATACTAATACATAGAATTATGATGCCAACTTTATCTTAGTATTCATTTTaataatctattattataatttgCCGACTCTATGCTATGATTGTATATATTCTCATCATACGTTTGATGGGAAATACacacaaaatttacaaaatttcatctttaaataatatgaaacaCTTCAAACGTTTGTCTTTTGGAAAAAGAAACATGTTTCACTTTTTCTTATTGGAGATATTGAGTCGGCTAAATATTGCTATAAAATTAGAGTAAAGGTGTTGATACTTTAGaatcatgaaaaaaacaaaatttgtttcaaCTGAATTGGTGTTGGTTGATATCAtcgtaaatattaatttattttattattgattcaCATTAATTATACGATTTGGTGTTAGTcagttattttgaaatttatcttCTTAGGGAACTAGGGACTCATGCTTCTATTGATAAATGTTCTTTTGGCGACTTGTCTTTTGGTAATTTCCGATCTAAGTTATGTCAAAGAGATTATTTTATTCTGCGTAATTTTACTTCCGATGATTAgaccataaaatataaaacacctCCTCTgctttttaagataaatttctaTAGAACAACCAAAATCATACCTTgtgatgatttttcaaaaaagttaaaaaataattatttcatggaatttaaagaaatattgggACGTCAATATGAAAAAGAATGTTTAGCCGGTAAATTTTctatatcatattttgttttaattcatatattcaatttatgatatgttttaatttttaatttttctttcaaattttttttgtgtttagaTATTATTGGCGAAGTTGTGAATGTTGAACCTTTATAATATATCATTGCAATAGGAAAATATTTTACTAAGTTAGAATTAATTACTATTCGTGACACAATGTAAATTTTATTCagagtttaatttaatattttttttgtttttatgacaTGAggcttatttaattttttaatatttagtgatACATGTTTAACATGCACATTCTTGGTATGCAAACCAagtatcttatttttttcaacCAGTGATATGTATTATTGAGTTTTATTCAAGTTCTCTGCATAGTTCTACATGGCCAAGAACTGTACTACTAAATTAAAGATTTGCTCCTTTATATTGAGTACGCTTACACTTAagctaaaaattttaaaactagactctttaatattaaaaaaagctTGGGATTCAATTTTCAGATAAAAGAATCatgtataaacaataaaaaaatattgttaataaaaaccgaaaacacacaaaaaaatatttatatctaattaaatacattagcataaaataaatataatagtaaaaaaatattaagaatatatattagcTCGCACAAGGTGCGAGCCCACATTtagtttttatgtattttgccaattaataaatttttcggaatgagaaaacaaaacatagaagCGCAAGTTTATGAAAATTGAGTCTTATAACTATTTGCAGCATCAactctttttaatatttaattatgtgataataacattttaagcttctaaataaatactaatgcatttttaaataataaatagttatgttattaataaagttatacaatcatttttgattttataatgttataagaTGTCAATTTATTATGTATTGAATGAGagctaaataattataataaaaattataataattttaataatttaatttgttttcaaattttgtaataGTTAGTttagatattaatatttgttagatttataataagttaaatataatataaatatcttgattaatataacaattatttatttatgcagcaaaatttatgtaatcttaCAAAAAATCATTCCACAATTTTAGTTATGcgcaaatttttttaaaaattcgcAGTTCAGTTATTGTTATACAATTCCACGATTAAGAGAGTTTACCATTGAGACTAATGCTCATATTGGCATGCGTGGACCTCCCTTGCGTTTCTCgttatttgtttcttgttttccaaaacattattaaaatcatattatatgattaattcaATTAAAAACTCCATATACTTGAAAAGGAAATATTATTCgcattctttttatattttcataataatctTTAAATTTGTGGTGCGAAAATAATGGAGAGTGACAGAGAACATTTTTAGATCAAAGAAACTGATTTAGATATAAAGCTATTTCACTTTTTGATTCTATTTACAAGAAGACAGAACAAAAATTTCGTTTTCGAcaaggaaaacaaaaatcagattcTTATTGTCAACATACATCTGGACATGTAAGATGGGTCAAAAGATGGTTTACTTtaactttaatattaaaatgaaaacgTGATCAAACTAGTGATGAGTAAAGCAAGAGATCGATACACGACATGTAACGTATGCACATATGCATATAAAATATGCGTAATTAGAGATGATGGTGTCTTGGTTGTGGAGCAATGTGCCATTGATGATTGAAATACGAAACACAAAATGATCGAGTAATGGTCTTTTATTTATCAGTGTCGTCTTGTAACTCTCGTTCACCCTCCCCATGTACTCATCTTGTTCTATTTTGTTCGTTAAGAGTATCTCCAatgtttttatgtaatttttatttcaaaataaaataattctaaaattaaattaagtttttttttaatcttattttattttaaaataagaaataggGTGGtagaacaaaaaattattatattactctaatttaagaacaaattcattaatttttactccattttagagcTAAAAGTATAGtagtgttaaaatatattttattgcaaaataaagagaaatgaaAACGAAATTTGAAGTGGAAAATGCAGATAGAAATGCtttaacaaacatatattttgaacagtattaattttgattattagaTAGTTCGCTCCACATTTTATCAGGTTATTAAATCATCTGAACGTATGTTTAGTATGAACCTTTATAGCTGTTATAGTCAGTATGCTAACTACTATATTGTTCTCTTACATGGATAGTAACCCCCATACTCGTAATTAActggacatagatatatagttaatatatacgtgttttttttttttgtcatcagcatAAACATACTCATAcagactctgtgaaccaaactggaagatgttgatccatgtgaacgacgaaagacggctgtTTCCTGGCACTACGTactaggctatccgcctttaTATTTTGCGTTCTTGACACATGGATAATCTCTGATCGAGAAAAGCTTTCCTTCAGGACTTTAATATCttctaaataacttgcaaaagctggcaattcttctggttccgaaacgatcttcaccaattgagaacaatccgttgcaaacgtaacctgaaattgacgtaagttcctcatacattccattgcccaaagtaATGCTTCCATTTCCGCATGGAGAGGAGATAGACTAGCCCGAATATTCCTTGCCCCCATCAGCCCATTAAAGCTTTCTAAAGTACTGAACCACCCCTGTCCAGAGAAACCATCATTctctttccatgaaccatctatgaAACACCATCGACCTTAGATTACCGGTAATGCCATAACCTCTGCATGTGCCCCGGTCCTCTGTTCTTTTGCTATCTGCGCCTCAGACCATAGCGTGGACTCTGTTTCTGCTACTATATACGTGTCTAGGCGTgtgaaaattaatcaaattaattaaaagaaatggCAATCCAAAAAACTCCCAGTGACGGCCTATTAGGTTATATGTTGTAGGTTTAGAGATTGTAAACAAATAATTACCTCTTGAAACCAATGtgtatatatttgtatcttcATGCTTGCATGCGCATTTAAatcttttgtattgttttttaattGCATCCCTTCATTCCCCTTGGGTTTCCCACTATCAAACCTAATTTGTATACATTATACTCCCATGgggttgtgtttcaaaaaaatactcCCATGGAGTAAAATAGTCGACCATGATGAAATTGTAAGAGGACATAGTTATAGCTCACTCTCGATATATTCAACATCTATTAGTATACtagattgatatatatatatatatatatatatatatgcctaaAGCCTTATATATACGGCCAGCAGTGGATAATtaacgaaaaaaaaatcacttgcTTTGGAAACATTTGTATTGTGTTCTGGCaatactaattatttttatattttagcttcaacggtttgaaaaaaaagaagcataaaCGTGTTTTTGTAGTCTTATTTCTTATGACTTGATTCAActatttcaatttgattttattaaaattttaataaagttaaaactataacttataaaaatatttttagttatattatattatatttaattattatatatatatatatatatatatatatatattgtaataaattttggatatttttttcttctagttaaaatatgttaaactaagaaaatcaatttgttaataaacttaatgaaccgataaatttaaataaaattttaatgatttatcaatcaaaaaattatttgattagtgTTGCTTTAGTTTTGCATTTGTTGATGCacatttacaatttaatttttataaaatgtatatttatatcatcattaatgctaattttctatataagtatttatttttggcaagacaattaaaatatattagtactaataactcatatatcactactaaattaatatatattacattagtaaaaaataaactaagtGGTAGATATagttaatagttattaacatattaaaaaaaatttacaaaaaatatattaaattttgtaaggACAATTGTGCATGTCACAGTTAGATTAGTGTCATGTCACATTTTTCCAAAGccatttcatcatttttttctcaGAGTGATTGTAATGATGATATATGTAAAAATCACTTGGTAAATAATATGTAGGagataaaaactaaatttgattaaaaaaccATTTATAgagcatatttatatataatttatcaataaagagaacatcccttatatattaattgaagagcattacaacattgcttttgtaaccacgtgtcatcactaggatgattcttaaaatctttaaaaaaattagttggtcaatctaaacatttattataatttttattaaactaaatataaaattgattagtagtatacaaaaaatattctctctttttttccttcaataaaaactacagaattagctaatatgattaacatatatatgataattaattattttaaataataaagatttaataataacttttttatcattcatctatatgataattaattattttaaataatatagatttaataatatatatttgtgtatcaTTCATCATTattgtttacttttatattaactaaacaatcacattaatcatatgataaaaaatagattttttcttatatgttatattttaattttgtaaaacgattttaaattactaatattgTTCAAAGTCTCGCactaaaaattttgtgatcaatggtttaacttttttttataacaagataccaattatcataaaatcatatgaataagaagtttcatttaatagatattcaaattaaatatatatatatatatatatatatatatatatatatatatatatatata belongs to Brassica oleracea var. oleracea cultivar TO1000 unplaced genomic scaffold, BOL UnpScaffold00576, whole genome shotgun sequence and includes:
- the LOC106319680 gene encoding cytokinin riboside 5'-monophosphate phosphoribohydrolase LOG4-like is translated as MEVNNDTMQKSKFERICVFCGSSQGKKSSYQDAAVDLGNELVSRNIDLVYGGGSIGLMGIVSQVVHDGGRHVIGVIPKTLMPRELTGETVGEVRAVADMHQRKAEMARHSDAFIALPGGYGTLEELLEVITWAQLGIHDKPVGLLNVDGYYSSLLSFIDKAVEEGFISPTARQIIISAPTAKELVKKLEEYSPCHESVASKLCWEIERIGYSSED